The proteins below are encoded in one region of Drosophila santomea strain STO CAGO 1482 chromosome 2R, Prin_Dsan_1.1, whole genome shotgun sequence:
- the LOC120445393 gene encoding protein 5NUC isoform X1, with protein sequence MCAPSPQWMVILSLVLFFLDGISGFKFTLLHTNDMHSWYDPISNNAERCKAGEDERGLCFGGFGRVAAVVAAARNNATDPVIYLNGGDSFQGTSWFSVYRGKMVAQMLNFLAPDAMTLGVHELDDGTEALAEFLNNITFPVVSSNINLIKEPKLAENNKLVTSAVITKGYRRIGIVGYIRPDTKERTQPSNVIFKQEVPAINKETKELKDQGIDIIIALGHSGYEKDKEIARRCPDVDIVVGGQSHTFLYSGKAPSKEIPVGPYPTIVMKPDGRKVPVVQAYAYTKYLGNLTLEFDNGGNLLSFKGSPILLDQRFQPSREVQDYLQLYRQVIDDMERHVVGTTSVYLNGDRKSCGYDECNFGNFIADSFVYARVVQTMADRRSWTDASIGLINAGAIRASIKPGETGAITEADVVTVLPFSQELYYTRISGSQLMKALEHSAHMRSKHMTSAYLQVSGLRLKFNHSLAKGERITEIRALCSECQIPHYEAVDTDRYYGVVVTSFLLNGGEGYSFIDPKRPEVENMTILDRMAVIQYLQEHKVVYPEREERQSVQQRYMASSGYHMHLQPLLILCFLYLCHRSLV encoded by the exons ATGTGTGCACCTTCTCCGCAGTGGATGGTTATCCTCTCGCTAGTCCTATTCTTTCTGGACGGGATTAGTGGCTTCAAGTTTACCCTTTTACACACGAATGATATGCACTCCTGGTACGACCCCATTTCTAATAATGCTGAAAGATGCAAAGCTGGCGAGGATGAGAGGGGTCTTTGCTTCGGCGGATTTGGACGAGTGGCGGCTGT GGTTGCTGCAGCTAGAAATAATGCAACTGATCCAGTTATCTACTTAAACGGTGGCGATTCCTTTCAAGGTACTTCGTGGTTTTCGGTTTATCGAGGGAAAATGGTGGCCCAAATGCTAAATTTTCTTGCTCCTGATGCCATG ACCCTCGGAGTTCACGAACTTGACGATGGAACAGAAGCCTTGGCCGAATTCTTGAATAACATTACTTTTCCCGTGGTCAGCAGCAATATAAACCTGATAAAAGAACCAAAACTGGCCGAGAACAATAAATTAGTGACATCCGCGGTCATCACCAAGGGTTATCGTAGGATTGGCATAGTGGGCTATATAAGGCCGGACACCAAAGAGCGAACTCAACCAAGTAATGTGATCTTCAAGCAGGAGGTGCCCGCCATCAA CAAGGAAACAAAGGAACTTAAGGATCAAGGCATCGATATCATTATTGCATTGGGACATTCCGGCTACGAGAAGGATAAGGAGATAGCCAGGCGATGTCCGGACGTCGATATCGTCGTGGGTGGTCAGTCGCACACGTTTCTCTACTCCGGAAAGGCGCCGAGCAAGGAAATTCCGGTGGGTCCCTATCCCACAATAGTGATGAAGCCCGATGGCAGGAAGGTGCCCGTTGTTCAGGCGTATGCTTATACGAAATATTTGGGAAACCTTACCCTAGAA TTCGACAATGGTGGCAATCTGCTTAGTTTCAAGGGTAGCCCCATTTTATTGGATCAACGCTTCCAGCCCAGCAGGGAGGTTCAAGATTATCTTCAACTGTACCGCCAGGTGATCGATGACATGGAGCGCCATGTGGTGGGCACCACCTCCGTGTATCTGAATGGCGATCGAAAGAGCTGCGGTTACGACGAGTGCAATTTCGGCAACTTCATAGCAGATAGCTTTGTGTATGCCCGAGTAGTGCAAACGATGGCGGATAGAAGATCTTGGACGGATGCATCCATTGGACTCATCAATGCGGGCG CCATTAGAGCCTCGATTAAGCCCGGCGAAACGGGCGCCATTACGGAGGCTGATGTGGTCACAGTGCTGCCCTTCAGTCAAGAGCTGTATTACACGAGGATTAGTGGCAGTCAACTGATGAAGGCGCTGGAGCACTCTGCCCATATGCGGAGCAAACACATGACCAGTGCCTACTTACAGGTTTCCGGTCTTCGTCTCAAGTTTAACCACAGCTTGGCCAAGGGCGAAAGGATCACGGAAATCCGGGCCCTGTGCTCCGAGTGCCAGATTCCCCACTACGAGGCCGTTGATACGGATAGGTATTACGGTGTGGTAGTCACCTCATTTCTATTGAACGGCGGCGAGGGCTACAGCTTCATCGATCCAAAGCGACCGGAAGTGGAGAATATGACCATCCTTGATCGCATGGCTGTTATCCAGTATCTGCAAGAGCACAAGGTTGTCTATCCGGAACGGGAGGAGCGCCAATCTGTGCAGCAGAGGTACATGGCCAGCTCGGGCTATCACATGCATCTTCAACCCCTCCTAATACTCTGCTTTTTGTACTTGTGTCATCGATCTCTCGTTTAA
- the LOC120445393 gene encoding protein 5NUC isoform X2: MLKDAKLARMRGVFASADLDEWRLSRNNATDPVIYLNGGDSFQGTSWFSVYRGKMVAQMLNFLAPDAMTLGVHELDDGTEALAEFLNNITFPVVSSNINLIKEPKLAENNKLVTSAVITKGYRRIGIVGYIRPDTKERTQPSNVIFKQEVPAINKETKELKDQGIDIIIALGHSGYEKDKEIARRCPDVDIVVGGQSHTFLYSGKAPSKEIPVGPYPTIVMKPDGRKVPVVQAYAYTKYLGNLTLEFDNGGNLLSFKGSPILLDQRFQPSREVQDYLQLYRQVIDDMERHVVGTTSVYLNGDRKSCGYDECNFGNFIADSFVYARVVQTMADRRSWTDASIGLINAGAIRASIKPGETGAITEADVVTVLPFSQELYYTRISGSQLMKALEHSAHMRSKHMTSAYLQVSGLRLKFNHSLAKGERITEIRALCSECQIPHYEAVDTDRYYGVVVTSFLLNGGEGYSFIDPKRPEVENMTILDRMAVIQYLQEHKVVYPEREERQSVQQRYMASSGYHMHLQPLLILCFLYLCHRSLV; the protein is encoded by the exons ATGCTGAAAGATGCAAAGCTGGCGAGGATGAGAGGGGTCTTTGCTTCGGCGGATTTGGACGAGTGGCGGCTGT CTAGAAATAATGCAACTGATCCAGTTATCTACTTAAACGGTGGCGATTCCTTTCAAGGTACTTCGTGGTTTTCGGTTTATCGAGGGAAAATGGTGGCCCAAATGCTAAATTTTCTTGCTCCTGATGCCATG ACCCTCGGAGTTCACGAACTTGACGATGGAACAGAAGCCTTGGCCGAATTCTTGAATAACATTACTTTTCCCGTGGTCAGCAGCAATATAAACCTGATAAAAGAACCAAAACTGGCCGAGAACAATAAATTAGTGACATCCGCGGTCATCACCAAGGGTTATCGTAGGATTGGCATAGTGGGCTATATAAGGCCGGACACCAAAGAGCGAACTCAACCAAGTAATGTGATCTTCAAGCAGGAGGTGCCCGCCATCAA CAAGGAAACAAAGGAACTTAAGGATCAAGGCATCGATATCATTATTGCATTGGGACATTCCGGCTACGAGAAGGATAAGGAGATAGCCAGGCGATGTCCGGACGTCGATATCGTCGTGGGTGGTCAGTCGCACACGTTTCTCTACTCCGGAAAGGCGCCGAGCAAGGAAATTCCGGTGGGTCCCTATCCCACAATAGTGATGAAGCCCGATGGCAGGAAGGTGCCCGTTGTTCAGGCGTATGCTTATACGAAATATTTGGGAAACCTTACCCTAGAA TTCGACAATGGTGGCAATCTGCTTAGTTTCAAGGGTAGCCCCATTTTATTGGATCAACGCTTCCAGCCCAGCAGGGAGGTTCAAGATTATCTTCAACTGTACCGCCAGGTGATCGATGACATGGAGCGCCATGTGGTGGGCACCACCTCCGTGTATCTGAATGGCGATCGAAAGAGCTGCGGTTACGACGAGTGCAATTTCGGCAACTTCATAGCAGATAGCTTTGTGTATGCCCGAGTAGTGCAAACGATGGCGGATAGAAGATCTTGGACGGATGCATCCATTGGACTCATCAATGCGGGCG CCATTAGAGCCTCGATTAAGCCCGGCGAAACGGGCGCCATTACGGAGGCTGATGTGGTCACAGTGCTGCCCTTCAGTCAAGAGCTGTATTACACGAGGATTAGTGGCAGTCAACTGATGAAGGCGCTGGAGCACTCTGCCCATATGCGGAGCAAACACATGACCAGTGCCTACTTACAGGTTTCCGGTCTTCGTCTCAAGTTTAACCACAGCTTGGCCAAGGGCGAAAGGATCACGGAAATCCGGGCCCTGTGCTCCGAGTGCCAGATTCCCCACTACGAGGCCGTTGATACGGATAGGTATTACGGTGTGGTAGTCACCTCATTTCTATTGAACGGCGGCGAGGGCTACAGCTTCATCGATCCAAAGCGACCGGAAGTGGAGAATATGACCATCCTTGATCGCATGGCTGTTATCCAGTATCTGCAAGAGCACAAGGTTGTCTATCCGGAACGGGAGGAGCGCCAATCTGTGCAGCAGAGGTACATGGCCAGCTCGGGCTATCACATGCATCTTCAACCCCTCCTAATACTCTGCTTTTTGTACTTGTGTCATCGATCTCTCGTTTAA
- the LOC120445393 gene encoding protein 5NUC isoform X3, giving the protein MRGVFASADLDEWRLLIHFRVAAARNNATDPVIYLNGGDSFQGTSWFSVYRGKMVAQMLNFLAPDAMTLGVHELDDGTEALAEFLNNITFPVVSSNINLIKEPKLAENNKLVTSAVITKGYRRIGIVGYIRPDTKERTQPSNVIFKQEVPAINKETKELKDQGIDIIIALGHSGYEKDKEIARRCPDVDIVVGGQSHTFLYSGKAPSKEIPVGPYPTIVMKPDGRKVPVVQAYAYTKYLGNLTLEFDNGGNLLSFKGSPILLDQRFQPSREVQDYLQLYRQVIDDMERHVVGTTSVYLNGDRKSCGYDECNFGNFIADSFVYARVVQTMADRRSWTDASIGLINAGAIRASIKPGETGAITEADVVTVLPFSQELYYTRISGSQLMKALEHSAHMRSKHMTSAYLQVSGLRLKFNHSLAKGERITEIRALCSECQIPHYEAVDTDRYYGVVVTSFLLNGGEGYSFIDPKRPEVENMTILDRMAVIQYLQEHKVVYPEREERQSVQQRYMASSGYHMHLQPLLILCFLYLCHRSLV; this is encoded by the exons ATGAGAGGGGTCTTTGCTTCGGCGGATTTGGACGAGTGGCGGCTGT TAATTCATTTCAGGGTTGCTGCAGCTAGAAATAATGCAACTGATCCAGTTATCTACTTAAACGGTGGCGATTCCTTTCAAGGTACTTCGTGGTTTTCGGTTTATCGAGGGAAAATGGTGGCCCAAATGCTAAATTTTCTTGCTCCTGATGCCATG ACCCTCGGAGTTCACGAACTTGACGATGGAACAGAAGCCTTGGCCGAATTCTTGAATAACATTACTTTTCCCGTGGTCAGCAGCAATATAAACCTGATAAAAGAACCAAAACTGGCCGAGAACAATAAATTAGTGACATCCGCGGTCATCACCAAGGGTTATCGTAGGATTGGCATAGTGGGCTATATAAGGCCGGACACCAAAGAGCGAACTCAACCAAGTAATGTGATCTTCAAGCAGGAGGTGCCCGCCATCAA CAAGGAAACAAAGGAACTTAAGGATCAAGGCATCGATATCATTATTGCATTGGGACATTCCGGCTACGAGAAGGATAAGGAGATAGCCAGGCGATGTCCGGACGTCGATATCGTCGTGGGTGGTCAGTCGCACACGTTTCTCTACTCCGGAAAGGCGCCGAGCAAGGAAATTCCGGTGGGTCCCTATCCCACAATAGTGATGAAGCCCGATGGCAGGAAGGTGCCCGTTGTTCAGGCGTATGCTTATACGAAATATTTGGGAAACCTTACCCTAGAA TTCGACAATGGTGGCAATCTGCTTAGTTTCAAGGGTAGCCCCATTTTATTGGATCAACGCTTCCAGCCCAGCAGGGAGGTTCAAGATTATCTTCAACTGTACCGCCAGGTGATCGATGACATGGAGCGCCATGTGGTGGGCACCACCTCCGTGTATCTGAATGGCGATCGAAAGAGCTGCGGTTACGACGAGTGCAATTTCGGCAACTTCATAGCAGATAGCTTTGTGTATGCCCGAGTAGTGCAAACGATGGCGGATAGAAGATCTTGGACGGATGCATCCATTGGACTCATCAATGCGGGCG CCATTAGAGCCTCGATTAAGCCCGGCGAAACGGGCGCCATTACGGAGGCTGATGTGGTCACAGTGCTGCCCTTCAGTCAAGAGCTGTATTACACGAGGATTAGTGGCAGTCAACTGATGAAGGCGCTGGAGCACTCTGCCCATATGCGGAGCAAACACATGACCAGTGCCTACTTACAGGTTTCCGGTCTTCGTCTCAAGTTTAACCACAGCTTGGCCAAGGGCGAAAGGATCACGGAAATCCGGGCCCTGTGCTCCGAGTGCCAGATTCCCCACTACGAGGCCGTTGATACGGATAGGTATTACGGTGTGGTAGTCACCTCATTTCTATTGAACGGCGGCGAGGGCTACAGCTTCATCGATCCAAAGCGACCGGAAGTGGAGAATATGACCATCCTTGATCGCATGGCTGTTATCCAGTATCTGCAAGAGCACAAGGTTGTCTATCCGGAACGGGAGGAGCGCCAATCTGTGCAGCAGAGGTACATGGCCAGCTCGGGCTATCACATGCATCTTCAACCCCTCCTAATACTCTGCTTTTTGTACTTGTGTCATCGATCTCTCGTTTAA
- the LOC120445476 gene encoding uncharacterized protein LOC120445476 isoform X3 produces MAKIVLFCLLSLLACAAGQRITTIHLDGVQYFISRMNPYSPELNYFLAYQYCRSLGLQLASFETKEKAESMTTYLKNAGYGNYDFWTSGNRLGTGMFLWMSTGLPFNATFDFFENSADAIQAGLLDPVDHNSNTSPQRTARDSSSGAEKGCVILKQPTLKWMPEDCSAVKDFICEQTRCYYYNYGSIPVSSAQG; encoded by the exons ATGGCCAAAATCGTACTCTTCTGCCTGCTGAGCCTCTTGGCATGCGCTGCAG GTCAACGCATTACGACAATCCACCTGGATGGAGTGCAGTACTTCATCAGTCGAATGAATCCCTACTCCCCGGAGCTCAACTACTTCCTGGCCTACCAGTACTGTCGCTCCCTGGGCCTGCAACTGGCCTCGTTTGAGACCAAGGAGAAGGCCGAATCGATGACCACGTATCTGAAGAATGCCGGTTACGGCAACTACGATTTCTGGACCTCCGGCAATCGCCTGGGCACGGGCATGTTCCTATGGATGAGCACTGGTCTGCCGTTTAACGCcacttttgatttctttgaGAACTCGGCGGACGCCATCCAGGCCGGTCTGCTCGATCCCGTCGATCATAATAGCAACACCTCGCCCCAGCGCACCGCTCGCGACAG CAGCAGTGGCGCCGAGAAGGGATGCGTGATCCTGAAGCAGCCCACGCTCAAGTGGATGCCCGAGGACTGCTCGGCCGTGAAGGACTTCATCTGCGAGCAGACCCGCTGCTACTACTACAACTACGGCAGCATCCCCGTCTCGTCGGCGCAGGGGTAA